The sequence ATTGGCTTATGGGCTCGTACTGCTCTCCGTTCCATCCACGTCACGATGGTGTAGAATGCCTATATATTCATGAGAGATCATACTTTCTTTACAATACAGTTAAACAACTTTGTTGAGATTGTAGTTTGAAAGCCTGAAAGAAATGGAGAGCCCATCGAGATTGTATCTCTGTCTCTGCATCTCCCTGACCATGGTATCTCTCTGCGCTGCAGGTAAATCAAAGCATGAGAATCAGGTTTCTGTTTAATGTTAATGGTTTTCCTTGTTCTATTGGAATCTAATCTGGGCTTCGTTTGTGAATTGAGAAGCTTCATCCACAAAGATCGCAACGGTGGAGAACAAATGCTCGTTCACCGTGTGGCCAGGAATAGCTTCATATGACAAAAAATTATTCCCGGAACCTGCAGAGTTTAAGCCGGTGTTAAATTCCGGCGAGTCATACTCCATCCCCTTCGCTGCGGAATGGGCGGGAATCATATGGGCAAGGACCGGATGTTCCTTCAATTCATCAGAGCTAGGGTCTTGTCTTTCCGGGGACTGCGCAGGATATCTACGGTGTCAGAAAGCTAACTGGACGCAAGTTAATTTGCAGCGTCGTTATGACCTCCCAATTTCAACGCCAATTACAGAGGTGGAGTTAGGGTCCGGCACGTCCGCAGTGAATTTGGAGCGTGGTTATAACCTCCCAATTTCAATTAAGAGCGGTGGATCGCAGGGATGCAGTGCACATGTTGCTGACGATTGTCCTACATATTTACAGACGAAGGTCAATAATGAGGTAGTGGCGTGTAAAGGTGAGTGCAGCTCATATAGCAAGCATGCAGTCCGCCGGATTTCGATATCGGTTTCAGGGAACGCTGCCCAAATGTTGTTCCTTTCCAAGATTATCTAAGGTCCTCGCCTGACGGTAATGTCACCATTACTTTCTGTCCCCCAAAGTCACCCTAATCCTTGGTTCTGACGATTTTCTATTTTTATGGTGTAATAACAATAAAGCATCCAGTGGGATCCcggttttgaaaataaaaataattaatataatgtAATAAAAATAAATCACTCAGTTGGGTCTtgtttttgaaaatgaaaaaaaaaatcagaatattTACTATTACTTCCTGTTAGAATTATAGTAAATACTTCCTTTTAGAATTATATCAATTGTGCTGTTTTTAAAATGTTACTAATGTAGATGTTTaaatgcaattttttaaaaaattattcagTTTTTATTTTATTGGTTAATATTTGGTGATTAATGCGTTAAATGGAAGTTTGGGTAACTATTTCTTGAAAGTGAGAATGGAAGTTTGGGTAACTGTTTCTTGAAAAAgagaattaaatattattttaaatctgCCTTTATAATAATGAAAGAAATCTAATTATTGAAATTAGTTACATAGGCATATTTCATTCCATAGAAGTTATGTTTATATAAACATAGATCTCTCAACAAAGCCTGGCTTTACCATGCACCTCAAGTTTGTCCATGTGAGATATAATTCGTGGCCTTTCCCCAATTTATTCCTGAGAAAGAAAGGCCCATAATACCCTTTGGACACTTGTGAATATATTTAATTTCCCTTTTTCTATAGTGATTCCTTACTAGGCCTTTTAATTGGTATTTTTAAACCCTTTCCAAATGATATTGGTTGTGTAGGTAACTTAATGATCATGACCTCTATTTAAGGAGAAGTTTGTTTAAAGTTAATAAATATATTATGCTACGATCAAACAAATTTGTAGCTTTTAGAGGGGGAGTGTTGTCCTTTTGTATTGCATATTTTGTTCTAACTGTCTTTGGGGTTATATTCTTGAGAGGAAATTATTATGCTAGATATACCCACACCACAAAACCAAAATTGAttagtttcaaaaaaaaataaaaaattcaaaaataaagatccaTAAATTGTTACCtagattaaaaaaaacaaaaaaccaacactaaacaaaaacattATTACATGAATTGAAACAAGGTGAACACTCTCTAATATGTACTCACCTGTTCAATAGCCTATCCATTGAATAGATGCCTccaaaatcatgtatatatattagACACAATTGGAATAGCGTTTTAGGTAATCTCCCTTTCATAGTTACACATGTTTTCTTAGATACATGTGATTTAGTTGAGTATCATATGGCAACTTTCTATTGTGTCTTATATTGACTTACTTTTTCCACAATTAGAACAATTGAACGCAAGTTGCAGTTTTCTATATctttctatatattttttaaatttaaataaatgaatgaatttaaatttgaatctttttttttttaaaaataactatTGCAAGTTTGTATATATATTTCTAATTTTCCAACATGATAGGTTTGTTTGTTTTATGGTTAATAGTAAACAAAGGAGGCAAAACGGACATGTTTCTATTTTCATATTAGATGTGAtttgattttaataatttaaagtttctattttctaattaaaatataataacataataattttttaaaaggaataatagacaaataaaataattacattaatAATTATATATGTGGATGTTTTCTAATATAAGCATTTTTTAATTTATAGACAATTTTAcatcatttttttaaaatataattatgttAGCTATCTATAGATTAATCATTGTCATAGAAACCATTTGATACACAACTAATTAAAATCTATAAAATGATATAAAGCTACTGCATTTTATTGAGAGTCACATATTGCTAGTCTTAACCAGATATTAGACATGCACGATCTATCATAATATAATCACAATCACATGACAAACTAGATAATACAATCACAATCAGAAATAAGATTAAAGCAACAAAGTTTATTGAACTACACCTCATTGAATGAGATTCACCTACAACTAATCTAATTTAGATATTAGACATACATGATCTATCATCTACAATATCAAACTAGATAATACAATCacaatcacatataatattaaacaatgaaattgaaaacttctaaaacTTAAATATATAGAATCACAATATATACATGCAAAAAACATATCTAAACATCTTAATGATAGTACAAAACATCATCCATAATTATAACGTATTATTATAAAAATCCAAATCAAACAACCAGATAAGATACCCATACTTTTGTGCCTTACATCCCCTCTCCTAAAACCATACTTTTAAAACTCTGTTAAAAAAATATAGTTTAAGGATAATGGTTCagtatttattattaaaattaaaataacatgGTAATGTCAGATCCATTCACGTCAAGATGGCGTAGAAGTGTGATTGTGTGTGAAAGCATGTTTATGTTTATGGGAATAAATAGCTTGTTGAAAATAGAAAGTTGTATTTTTTATTGTAGTTTCATTCATATTTTGATTCAaaatagaaattgatattttataaaGATATGACCATTCCAAACATTTTTAAATCAATAgtgataaaataattatattttaatattataaatttgaTAATTAATGTTGTTTACATTTAatataatgtttttaattttttattataaaaataaaatagattattttattttattttattttatgatcaACATTCAATTTGATTTAATGTTATGCTTAGCCAAAATAAAATACAAGTATATAATTTAACTTCTCaatatgtatatcttattttattttagtgttattatatgctttttatttaattataatgttttattttattttacattatttaaagtcaaaattcaatttgatttagtgttatatTCACATTTCAATTTGATTTGAAATCGagaggtttttttttttcattaaaataatttcatattctaaaatctaaatttaaaagaaATCTATTACtttatatttttaatgttttataaaaatacataatatttactttcataaatatttaaaaaagaaaaaacaatCATTCTTAAACAAAATTTAACaaatatattcttcaatttatttatCTAAATATTAAGACAAATTAATGCCTCTAATAACATTCTTGATTTTTTAGAAGTTCCTACCATGCAATGCATAGAGACCTCAATTgccattataaaaaaaaaatctttttcttgTATTCACATTAGCGCCacctgaaaaataaaataaatttcaaacatcCCCTTCTAATATTCTAATCATATTCAGTGAAACTCCAAAACCTGCAATCAATAATATAAACTGCCAACGTTGTAATAATTGTTCCTTGCATTGCTTGAATACCCCCACAAATGGAAGTGGGCTTATAATATTTCTACAGGAGATGTAAAAGGAATGGAAGTGGGCTTAATATCAACAAACTCTTTCTAAAAATTGCATACATAAAGTCTACTCTCACAACTTTCATACCTAGGTATTCAAGCAATGGAGGCATTTGGTAATGTGAAAGTTCTATTGCAGTTACTGATTATTAACCTCCTatctttaatagattatttgatcaaaaaatattggaaaataacacaactacaacttcacaaataaaaataGGCGGAAAGATGTAACACAATAACATGATATTTCCGAACAATTATCCCTAgaaaaaccccgaagggaaaaccagtactgcagatgagaaatatattaacttcaacaaattaagagatacaaaattCCTTGCCTCTCACTGGCAGAACTTTGACAATCTCCCAATTTCTCCCGCTGATATTCCTACACTGCTATCTGAGCCCCTTGCTAACACCGCAAGACTATTTGCTAACTCTACAAATAATTCACAAACTTCATCTTTTCCAAAttacccatgacccctttttatactactctttTGGAAAACCAATGgccgagattaattcaaaccaacggctgagattaagacaactcaataaccaataactaattttggctatgaggtgtcacctaaaaagagccactattaaataacaattgttattatccTAACAATAGGatctgacaaaaacaaccattttctaatttctgggtcaagacgaacagctgtccaaactACCCatatctaatgctgctatttctaGGTCAAGATGAACAGCtatccaagctacccataattaacaggTAATGCATTGAATCTAGTTTTTCGAGACCTTTAATACAGAACATTCTATACCTAGGTATTCTATATAAGTTCTATTTATTACTATTTTCGATTACTTTTAGAGAACGAGAGTTTTTAATAAAATAAAGGTATCAAGCTACTCCAAAATAGATGgaaataatgaatattttcattggTAATCATACTTGGTATAATTACTCCTCATATTTCATGCACAACTTCTAAGTTTTAACAACATTATTCTAGATACTATTTGatcatcttctttctcttttttcttttcttcttctttttttttgtgtgtgtgtgtgaagtttCTCTACATTCTCTCTCGATATAGAATATCTTTCATTTACTTTAATGAAAGAATGAAAGAGATGGTAGTGTAAGAATTGAAACTAAAGATCAGTCAGTGTATACAAAAATGATAATTCAAAATTTATATTCAATCGAATCAACTATTATTTTTAATGTATTGGCTTCATAAATCGATTATTTTCCCTTACAAAAATAACTTATCAGAATTAAGTTCTCAACTAACCCAACTacaaattaattatattattaaagGTAAAACATATTTCCTCACAACCTCCCTAAAGGCAATTGTCTTGAATCTATaactcttcatcaacatcaacctaAACTTTATGGTCTAGGCATATAATCTTATATCAAACACTCCAATAGGATCAACACAAACTTTTCATGTGTAGGTAAATACTCTGAACATCCAACACACATCTATCAATAAATTATTTTATGTATTCAACTATCCATAGAAAAAGAGCTCACCAATTTTATGCATTCAACAATTGACAAATCAATATTTCACCAAGTTTGTAGATTCAGCTATCCACAAACTCACAAACCACTACATGCCCCCTCTTTCTCTTTAAAGGACTAGAGATGAAAATATGTTTCTTATACAATGAATCATCCTTGAAAAAGAAGCTAGCTCACAATGATAAATTTCCTCCAACCTCAATTTCATCCAACCTCCAATAGTACCCAGGTAATCTCTATCCATAAAAAAATTGCATGTGAATTTTAGAGAAGATTGAAAGTGGTCATCATAAAATTGAGCATCGCTAGGTGTCAAATTTAACCAAAGAAATAAATGCTCTTTGTATCAAAATGACTTATGAAGTTTTATGAATCCAAATCATAAACAATAAAGGGGTATATAAGTTTAATGTGGTGAGGCTAGAGTAAGTATGATCATTGTGGAATCAACGTAGTTAGGGGGATGAGAACCCTTGTTAtgcttaaattttaaatttgattttgaagggaGATTTAAAGGAGTTTAATTTGTCAATTTAATTGGTTTTTCAATAAAATAGACCATTAGGGTAAGTACCTAGGGGATGGAACTAATTGACTTCAAGGGTACCAAAATGTTCATTTTTTGCAGGAAGCCACAGGCATTAAAAAAAATTACAGTAATGGAACAAACATTCCATCAAAAAAATCTTTGAAAAGAAGCATAGGGTAGAAGAGGAAATGGGAAAACTCAGTAAATGCATCATTCAAAATGGTATGtctcaaaaaaaaatgaaaagacaaaattcttttggaaaaatacaaagaaataTTGGGAAGAGAAGAATCCTActagaaatcaaaatggaaagatTATTGGCTGAGGAATGGGGACAAAAATACCTTGTTATAagtatggttgtcgttgcaccaaaagatgaACCTATTAATGCCTAATACAAACACAAGACTTATCCACAAGAGAtggttaagtcatgtcacaaacccgagcccTATGcagcacaacacaaggagaccaacgacacacaccttgcaacaatcccccccagtcCAAGCCAAGGTGTTTGAACCTATgacccaggctctgataccacttgttagaagtacggTTTCcaatgcaccaaaatattgacctattaaagctcgatacaaccactagacatatTGAATCCATAGGagatggttaagccatgtcacaaacccaagtatTGTGTTtcataacacaaggagaccaagggtacacACCTTACAACATAAAAGTTTCTTTCACAACTCAACGAAACTTCATAGGAATTAAAACAAATTCAATGAAATTTAGGACAAAGACAACATCATCACAAGCATGGAGGAAATAGAAAATGAAGGTGTAAAATTTTTAAGAGAACTATTGGGTGGAGAAAACAAAGATGATGCAATTATGTATGActtttcaatgacatcccaaaTCTAGTGTCATATGTAGACAACAAGTATTTGAATTCAACTTCCATGATGGAAGAAGAAAAATTGCCACATTCTAATTAGGGGTGgactttttttttatgaataggtatttctattaatatttaaataaaagtaCAGTATTCACAAAAAAAGTAGGGCGATATAAAATCACCCCTCGGGAGTCATATGGGCTACACCCGAAAATAgcaataaacataaaaaaaatataggCAGTgcccaaaaatagaaaacaaacctCTAGGTGGCTAAGGAAGTGGAAAGAAGATGTGAAGGGGGATCACAATCATCCTTGGGACCCCATACATCAGTGGGGTTAGGGTTTTCATCTAGGAGGGACCACCCTTCTTTAGTAGCCATCCCTTTATTCTCCTTCTCCTTCCTAGTCG is a genomic window of Cryptomeria japonica chromosome 7, Sugi_1.0, whole genome shotgun sequence containing:
- the LOC131030035 gene encoding pathogenesis-related thaumatin-like protein 3.5 gives rise to the protein MESPSRLYLCLCISLTMVSLCAAASSTKIATVENKCSFTVWPGIASYDKKLFPEPAEFKPVLNSGESYSIPFAAEWAGIIWARTGCSFNSSELGSCLSGDCAGYLRCQKANWTQVNLQRRYDLPISTPITEVELGSGTSAVNLERGYNLPISIKSGGSQGCSAHVADDCPTYLQTKVNNEVVACKGECSSYSKHAVRRISISVSGNAAQMLFLSKII